A single Amia ocellicauda isolate fAmiCal2 chromosome 9, fAmiCal2.hap1, whole genome shotgun sequence DNA region contains:
- the neff1 gene encoding low molecular weight neuronal intermediate filament, which translates to MSFSSDIYSSSSYRKIFGDAPRVSSRISVGSSPSRISGYRSAPAPHHRSYGSSSAVSSSSYRKIGTGRSAYSSVSESFDLSQSTAVTNELKIIRTNEKEQLQGLNDRFVTFIEKVHQLEQQNKLLEAEVTLLRRRQAEPSRLHELYEQEIRELRSRVEELSHEKSQMHQDCAQMSEALERVREKLEEETRLREEAEGTLKGYRKDVDDATLARLELEKKVESLLDEIAFLRKVHEEEVQEMQVSMQASQVSVEMDMSKPDLAVALRDIRAQYENLSAKNQQLAEEWYKSKFASVSEAAVRNTDAIKQTKEELSEYRRQVQARTLEIDALRNHNEALERQLQEMEDRHAGETRELQDMIQQLETALRNTKGEMARHLREYQDLLNVKMALDIEIAAYRKLLEGEETRLSTVGGALMHSGYSGFSSASLYSRSYAMSSSAPYRRAEAKPEEPEEEEEDEDEAENGEEVEVEEGEGEDEGGEDEEEEEEEEKDKKGKPATKTSKS; encoded by the exons ATGAGTTTCTCCAGTGACATCTACTCATCCAGCTCCTATCGGAAGATATTCGGCGACGCTCCTCGAGTTTCCTCCCGCATCTCGGTCGGCAGCAGCCCGTCCAGGATCTCCGGGTACCGCTCCGCCCCGGCTCCGCACCACCGCAGCTATGGCTCGTCCTCTgccgtctcctcctcctcctaccGCAAGATCGGCACCGGCAGGAGCGCCTACTCCTCCGTGTCCGAGAGCTTCGACCTGTCTCAGTCCACGGCCGTCACCAACGAGCTCAAGATCATCCGCACCAACGAGAAGGAGCAGCTGCAGGGGCTCAACGACCGCTTCGTGACGTTCATCGAGAAGGTGCACCAGCTGGAGCAGCAGAACAAGCTGCTGGAGGCCGAGGTGACCCTGCTGCGCCGGCGCCAGGCCGAGCCCTCGCGCCTGCACGAGCTCTACGAGCAGGAGATCCGCGAGCTGCGCAGCCGCGTGGAGGAGCTGAGCCACGAGAAGAGCCAGATGCACCAGGACTGCGCGCAGATGAGCGAGGCGCTGGAGCGCGTCCGGGAgaagctggaggaggagacgcGGCTGCGGGAGGAGGCGGAGGGCACGCTCAAGGGCTACCGAAAGGACGTGGACGACGCCACCCTCGCCCGCCTGGAGCTGGAGAAGAAGGTGGAGTCGCTGCTGGACGAGATCGCCTTCCTCAGGAAAGTGCACGAGGAGGAGGTGCAGGAGATGCAGGTCTCCATGCAAGCATCCCAG GTCTCTGTGGAGATGGACATGAGCAAGCCGGACCTGGCGGTGGCGCTGCGCGATATCCGGGCGCAGTATGAGAACCTGTCTGCCAAGAACCAGCAGCTGGCTGAGGAGTGGTACAAGTCCAAGTTCGCCAGTGTGTCGGAGGCGGCGGTGCGCAACACCGATGCCATCAAGCAGACGAAGGAGGAGCTGAGCGAATACCGCCGGCAGGTGCAGGCACGCACCCTGGAGATCGACGCTCTGCGCAACCATAACGAGGCGCTGGAGCGGCAGCTGCAGGAGATGGAGGACCGCCACGCCGGGGAGACCAGGGAGCTGCAG GACATGATCCAGCAGCTGGAGACGGCGCTGAGGAACACGAAGGGAGAGATGGCCCGTCACCTGCGAGAGTACCAGGACCTGCTAAATGTCAAGATGGCACTGGACATCGAGATCGCTGCCTACAG GAAGCTGTTGGAGGGTGAGGAGACCCGCCTGAGCACAGTAGGAGGCGCTCTCATGCATTCCGGCTATTCCGGCTTCTCGTCCGCCTCCCTCTACTCCAGGTCCTACGCCATGAGCTCCAGCGCCCCCTACAGGAGGGCCGAGGCCAAGCCTGAGGAGccggaagaggaagaggaggatgaggatgaggcAGAGAATGGGGAGGAGGTAGAGgtggaggaaggagagggagaagatgagggaggagaggatgaggaggaggaggaggaggaagagaaagatAAGAAGGGGAAACCTGCCACCAAAACCAGCAAGAGCTAA